Part of the Tenacibaculum sp. SZ-18 genome, TCCAAAAAGTACGCTTATCAAACTGAAAAAATTTCTAAAGAACTAAAAGGAGAAACACTTCCGGAAACAATAAACAACATATACAATTGGCTCTATAATTACTTACAATATGATGCCGATGGTTACGAACAAAAATTGAAATCACCAGCTTGTAGCTACCACATGAGATTTGATGGAATTGATTGTAAATCGTATTCACTTTTTGCTTCATCAATATTATCAAATTTAGGAATAGCCCATAAGTTGCGAAAAGTCGTGCAACCTTCCGATCCAACAAGATGGAGTCACGTATATGTTGTTGTTCCATATAAAAATCAAGAATTGATTATCGACGCCACCAAGTCAATCAACACAGAAGTAACAAAATTAAAAGAATTTGACATGGATGTAAAAGACGTCAGTTTGCCATATTACGGTATGAATGCCGGGACAAAATTACCAACAAAAAGCATTGATAATGCTGTTAGAAATTTTGTTGTTTTCTTATCAGAACTCAATAAAAAAGGAGTTTCAATATTAGTAACCAATGCTATTAAAAAAGACGTTCGTTATTTTGTTGATCGTGGAATTGAACCTAAAATTTCTGTTACGAATGATTTTTTTCAAGTAAACGGAAAAAGACACTATTACAATATTTCTTCTCCCTCTGGATTAGGGTTTGTTTCTTTTGATAGTATTACTTCTTTAGTAGATAATATTGGTATTGGAAACATAATTGATCGTGGTTTTGGTCAGGTTTTCGATAATGGTTTTGATTTAAGTTGTTGGGGCGCATCTTTTCCTCCTTCTATTGCAAAACCTCAAACTGCCGAAAAAGTCAATGACATTTTTACAAAATATAATCTTCTAAACGTGGTTAAATCCAGAGATTTAAACGCTACTAAAAATGTCGTAAATGAAGTAATTGCTCAGTTAACCTTCGGTAGAAATGATAGAAAAGCAAATATTGATAGAGCTAAAGATTGCACCAAAAAGGGAGAAGAAGTATCTTATAAAATCTTCAATAAAGCTTTAGAAGATTTATACACAGCTTTAAATAGTGATTTCAATGTTCAATATAAAACTCATAGCAGAGCGATTAGTTTTGAATTTCGAGGAGGAAGTTGGACTAGAACCTACTCTGTAAAAGATATTGCAACAATTCAGTTTAAAAATACAGCACCAGGAAGCGGAGGCGGAACTTCAAATCCTTCACCTGGTCCTGTTGATCATTCAAATACCATACCACCAAAGAAAAATAATAAAGGAGTATTAGCGGTTCTTGGAACTGCTTTAACCGGAGGCTATTTATTATTTGCTTAATACATAAATAATTAGAATTAGAAATATGAAATTAAAATTCAATAAGAATAGTATGCAGGATACTGCTACTGTTGGAGTGGGAACAATTGCGGGAACGTATGGCTCACGAGCTTTAATGGCTATCGCTCCGAGTGAGTTTAACGAGCCATTAATCAGAGGAGTTTTAGGAATTGGAGGTTTTGCTGTTGGTGGAGCTTTACAAGGCAAAGGACTAGGAGTAAATCTTGTGAAAGGTTTTTTAATGGGTGTTGGATTAGACAACACACTTGGTGCAGTAAATGAGCTTGTAGCTCCATCTTTACCAGCGGATTCAGGCACTCAAAGTCAAAAGATTATGAGAGCAATGTTTGGTATGAATTCTCCAGGAGAAATAAAATATACACCGACCTTAATGATTCCAGATGCTTCTTCATGGGGTGAAAATACTCAATTATCAGAGCAGAAATTCAACTTTAAGGTTGCTTAATTAAGTAAAGTATCAACGAAAAAAATAAAATATAGAAAAATGAGAGACTTAAGCTCAAAACGTGTATTAGTAGAAATTTTAGAAGAGAATGGTAAAAGATTAACCAGTCAAATGGTTGAATCTGCAACCCAAGGAAATATACGTTTTTTAGATAGTGATCACTATTTAAGAAAGGCCGTAGTGGGTGGTTCAAACCAACAGTTAATTGATTCAGAAACTAGAATGATAGATGGTGTTTCTACATTTAAAGGAACCCAATTTCAACATGATAGAGTGGAGATTATCGACAAAATCAAAATCGGTTATGATTCTAATGCTAATGAGAATCATGAAGGATTTGCAACCTATCAAAAAGCGCTTCCTGGTATTTTTAGAAACGCTAGATTAAAGATATCTCAAGGAAGTAAATTATTAGGGGATTTTCCATTATACCGATTAGGGAATAAATATACTGGGAATTCCATTGAAGATGATTTTAGAGTTTTAACACAACCAATTGTAATTGTTGGTGGTGTGGACTTTGAATTGGAGTTAATTTTTCCAAAAGGATATAAGAGTAATGTTACGGATTACGAATATTTAGAGATAGCAACTTCGGGTATTAGTGTATTTAGAAAGGATTCTGTGTAATTCCTTTAAAGGTTGATTTTTAACACAAAAGCTCATAAGCTTCCTTATGAGCTTTTTTAACACATTTTTTATGATAAAGTTAAAACATACGGTTGTCAATTTGACGATTCCTTCAGGAGATAGCGTTGATGATGCTACTCTAAAATTAGAAGAGGGTAATGTTGTTGCTTGCGCCTTATTTAAGAATAATGATCCGAGTTCAAATGTGAACGTTAAGATAGAAGCTAGTAACTCAGATGAGTTACATCCTTTTGTCTCTTACCAAGAATATCAGCCAACAAATGGTAATCATTTTGACAGTAGAAAAAGACTTTATTTTTCTGGAGGGAGAGAAATTAGAATTTTCGCTAAATCTAATACTCCTTTAACAGATGAGTTTACTTTTCAAATGATTTTTTATATCGATCAATCTAAATAACAATGGAATTGAAAGGAAGTTTAATTGAAAGAGTTATCAAAAACGATGAATCAATTTCGTTAGAAGGTTTGAGAGATGTGTACTTCAAAAACCTTGAATCAACACCTGTTGATATTGGTTTATTAAAGTTGCTTGGTTATGAAGATACTTCCTTTGCCTCAAATGTTACTCTTGATCAAAAGAATTTGCAAATCAGTTTTGATACTACAAAGGGAAACAAGAAAAAACTATACCTAAGAGCTATTAAAGTTACTGGATGCATTTGTAGAGAAGAATAAAACCACCACCTTAATTATGAATATACAAGATATAGAAAGCATAAAATACTTTTTAAAGAGTAATCCTAAACATTCCATTGATGTTATAGATTATGAAATAAACAAAGCTTTAGAGAAAAAACTAAAGTATGCTGATTTACTTTCAAAATACGGTTCTTTAGAAGAATTAATATCACTGTATAGATCAAAAGGTGTATCAAGATTATTCATTCAGAAGTTTAAACCTAACGGAACTTCAAATCTACGTGTTGACAAACCTAGGCAAGTTGCTTTAGAGAATACTAAAAATTTGGTGGTTAATGAAACAGCAACAAATGGTGCTATAGTAGAACCTACTTTAGCACCAGCTGTTTCTACTTATCCAACATCTGTTGTTAATCAACAACAAATGTTGGGCATGAATGGTTCATTTGGAATGAATGCATCTGAATTAATTTCATTACATACCAAGGCAAGAATATTGCAAGAGCTTGAGAAGCAAAATGAAGAGTTAAAAGAAACATCTAAAAAGTTAATTCGTAAGAATGAAGAGCTGGTCGATGAAAATAGAAAACTTCAAACTGAATTGATGTTTTCTAAAGAGCGAAACGAATTAGAGATTCTAAAATTAAAGCTCGAAGATAAACCAGCTATAGAACCAGAGACATTAAAGGCTCTTTTAGATGTAGGAAAAAACATTGTTCCAGCGATAATACAAAAGCAATCAGCTAGTGCATCGGTTACTCCTGGTATGAACGCTTCATATGTAAACTTATCAGAAATTAAGCAAGGATTAATCTCAATGGTAAGTTCTAAAGAGTTTACGGATCAACAGACCAATGATTTGGTATTGTTGGCAATTGGACAACAACAGAATACTGAATTCGCAAAAGAATTAAGCGATTTAGTTGTAAAGTATAATTTAAAAGAATTGATATAATGCCGTTTCAAATAGAAATTGATGGTAAAAACATCGCAGATAAACATAACAGGAAAAAAGCAATAGAAACTATTCTTTCAAAAACAGACACGGAAGGATTACAAATGTTTGCTAACTTTTTAGAGAATCCAAAGGCATTGGGTGCATTTAAAGAAAACTACAGTTTCTTAAAATCTTTTGTTTCCTAATTATGGGTAATGCAAAACAAGGTTTAAAGGGTGTACCCGTAGCATTAGTTGCTAATGAAATAGCAAATTCTGATGAAGGGAAAAAAACTATTGGTCAATCAATTAATGCGGCTAAAATGATACTCGTTTTTCTAGGTTCTTTAGCGGCTGTTCGTTATGGAGTGTCAAAGTTTAAGGACCTTAGAGCAGATCGTTTTGCTCGTGAAAATGTTGGGAATCCAAATTTAACTGCTGCCGCTGTTATTTATGAGTCCTTTACAAGAGTAGGTTTTCCAGATTCTAGTGTATTAAGTTATTTGATTCCATCGATTAATATTTCTACCGATGAATCTGCTTTATTTAGTATTGCTAGTCAAGTCACTAGTGTAAAAGATGTATCGGAAGCTTATTCCATTCTCTTTAGAAGAAATCTTTTTACTGATATCAGAAAAGGACTTGATACAGATGAGCTGAAAACATTTTGGAACATTATTAACTCTCCTTCCGATAATCAAAATCAGCAGTTATTGTATCCATTAGGAACGGATTTGTATTCGGCTTCAAAAAGTATGATTACTGTAAATAAAGCAGTACAAGATGCCAATGGTAATTGGCAAGGAACAGGAGAATTGTATGGCACTTTTGAATTTAGAGAAGATGTAGGTGAAGTTATTGCTCATGGTGTTTGGGCTTCTAATGATGGTAGAAAAGAAAACTACTATATCATAGAAAGAGGATGGTTTATGAAAGATCAAGGTGTTGTCTTACAGCATCAAGTAACAAATAAAAAAATTTAAAAGATGGCTATTAGAGTTGCAAGAATAATTGATGATTTAGGAACACCAATTCCAGATGTTCATCTAGTTAATACCACAACAAGGCAAGGAGCATTTACCAATTTCGATGGAGAATTTAAGATAGAAGCCTCAGACAATGATATTATTGAGATTTCTCATATTGGGCAATCAGGTAAAAAACTCAAAGGGAGTGAATTAACAGGAACTATCACCTTGTTATCATCGGATGAATTTCTAGACGAAATTGTAATCACTTCAAAAAAGAAAAAGAATGGATTATTTGCCTTGGGAATTATTGGTTTGATTACAGGGGGAATTTATTTAGTGAGCAGAAATAATAACGTGGAGAAGGTAACCTTGTAATGGCTGATTTTAATCTATACAAACAAACTGCTTTAAAGTTTGAAGGAGGATATCAAAAGCTTTCTTCTGATCCTGGTAATTATAATTCCAGAGGTGATCTTGTAGGTACTAATATGGGAATAGCTGCTACGACCTACGAAAAATGGTTGAATAGACCTCCTACGGTAGAGGATATGAAATCAATCACCGTAAGTATTGCTTCTGAGATTTATAAATCATGGTATTGGGATACTGTAAGAGCTTCAGAAATTAATTCGCAAGCTGTAGCCGAGAACATTGTGGATCATGCTATTAATGCTGGACCAGGAACTATTGCAAAAATAGTACAAGGGATATTGAATAAATATTACAAGAAAAACCTTGTGGTTGATGGAGCTATTGGAGCAAACACAATAAAAGCTATAAACGCTGTGGCTCCAACAAAGCTATTTCAGAAAATAAGTCAGTACAGATTGGAATATTACAATTCTTTGAATAATAGTGATTGGATTTCTATCTGGCATAAAAGAGTAAAATCTTTAGCCGATAAGTTTGGGATCCTCATTGAAAAAAAAAAGTACTTGGAGCATTTGTAGTTATTTCTATAGCCTCGTTAATTTTTATAAAAACAAGACCCAAAAAAAATGAAACAATACCTAATTGAACATTTAGATCATGTTTTGGCATATGTATTTGGTGCTGGTGGTCTTTTATCTGTTTGGATAGAAAGGAAAAAGAAAAAGACAGATGCATTATCAGGAATGCAAGCAGCCTATGATAAGTATGTAGAGGATTCCGATCAAAAGTTTGAAGCAATGAAATCCGAGGTTCTTACTTTAAAAGAGAAGTTAGAAGAAGTAGAAGCTTATTGGAAGCAAAAATATAGTTCTCTTAAAAAAGAGTTTGATACCTACAAAAGAACACATCCATAATAACCGGTAATTATAAAAGTAATGGAAGAAAAGAAAAACGAAAAATCAGAAGCATCAAATAAATATGGTGGTCTTTTTTTATTTGGAACTATTGTAGCTGTGAAAACAGTTTTTAAAAGAAAAAAGTTAATTGAATTTATTGATACAGTTAAGTTCAACTTAAGAATTAAGCAAGTAGCTAAAGGAAGAGCTATTTTAAACATTATGCCATTAACTTCCCTTAATGTTCCCTATCCGATCAAATCAATTGATATTATTTACAATAAGGAAAGTTTAGCCGCAACAAATTCTAGTTGTGATTTGAATAACCGAATTGTTGCTAATTCGAATATCGATATTCTCTTTAACGTACTTTCTCCTGATGTTACAGAAAGTATTCTAGAAAATTCAGAGTTAGCTATTACTTATAGCTTGTACGGATTCAGTTTTAAAAGGTTATACAAACCTGTTAATATCTTAAAAAACAACAATTCAACAACAGTTGTTGATACTATATCAACATGTGGTTGTTCTAAGAAATAAATATGGGTAGGCAGATAAGTATAGAGTTAATTAATGGTGTTACAGTAGTTACATATGTGAAAGATGGTAAAACATCAGTTCAGTCCACGGCTAAGTCAAGGGATATTATCGCAATTAACGGAGGTATTCAGATAATGCCGGATAAGGATGAAACTAGTTTTAACAATGAGAAAATATTAATCAGTGAACTAACGGATAATTTTGGTACTTCAAATGGTGCAGAACTCGTTAAAAAGTTTGCTGAGTTGGGTTTTTTTAAACAAGGAGGTGGTGGGGTGAGTGAAATAGATGAAGGTTGTTTTCATCTAAAGGATAACACTTTAAAAATGTGTAATCTTAGTACTAGTTTTAATAATACTCCATTAGGAATGCCCAATGGGTTTTTACCGAATCGAGTAATTGCTTTTGTAGAATTACCTGAGTATCCTATTTGTAATATTCGTTGTGTTGTACATGTTGGGTTTACGAAATTATTCCAAAATAATACTAGTACCATTGTATCTCCATTTAAAGCGATCATTAATAGTACAATCATCAATAAAGATGAATGGTTAGCCTTAACTCATAAAACAGATACTTACAATTTCGAAACTGTCAGTTATAGTGATGTGAGTTCAGATTTAGAAAATAGTCCTTTAAATTTTCTGGAAAAACTAAAGAACAATGATTTACTAGATACTCCAGAAACATTAGTAACTGATATTGGTGTCGTTTATCCTAATTCAGAGCCTTTGGAAGTTAAGACTGGTTTTCTCCCAGATGGTAGAAAAGGAATATTCTTATATCTCCCAAAAACAGTTTTTGTAGGAATCTCAAATTCCATGTTTGTAAACTTATCAGAACTAGAAATTACGTTTGACAACATGGAAGGTTTTGATAAAAAATTGTATAAGAATTTTCCGCAGATAATTTTGAGTGATGAAGTTTCCTTAGGACAATTTGAAAATAGAGAAATAACACATTTTTCAACAGTTGTTGTTGGTCCACCTATCGGATTTTAAAAGTTAACTGGTTCAGAAAAAAAGCTACAATGAAAATTAATTTAGATTTTAAGATTTTAAAATATCTACTGAGCAAAGCAAAAGTAGATTTAAACTACAAGAAAGAAACAAGAGAAGTTGAAAATACTTCTGGGAATAATGCAGTTTTACCATATCCTACAGCAACTACTGCTGGTCTTTTACAAAGAAATGATCGAAGAAATTTTAATCCGACATTACAAGATGCAGGTAATACAGGAACATATTCCTTTACCAATGCTGGATCGTTTTACGAGAGAGTCGGTAATCTAGTATATTTTCACATAATCCTTACCAATATTAATCAAACAGGAACACCGAGTAATACCTTATATATTGGAGGTTTACCTTTCTCTGTTACAAGTACTTTATCATACCCTTTTTCAATCGGTGGATTTACAAGATCGAATGTTAATTTTCAAAATTTAATAGCACGTTCAAGAGGCGGTAATGCACCTGGTTTTGATAAAAAAGATATTGTATTTGAATATTCTGATTCCTTATCTGATTCTATAGGTCAAGGCGCTAACAACTTTATGAAATCAGTATCATTTACCAATGGGATTATAAATGTTTCAGGCTGGTATCCGATAACTTTTGGAAGTAGTGATTATGTAAACTAAAATCAGAATGAAGAAAATATTAATAGGAAGTGCTATTGCACTGACAACCTTTACCGTTAATAAAGCCAAGAAAACAAAACAGATCATTAATAGTCTTAAAGTTAAAATTACCAAGTTGAGAGTTGGAAGTCTTGCTTTTAGCATGATTAAGTTATCCTTGGATTTAACAATCACAAATGAGAGTAGTCATGATTTAGGATTAACCACCTTTAAGCTTTTGAAAATAAAAGAGATTAGATTCTTCAATAGAAAGAACAATCAGTTTTTGGCAACTGCTTTTGTTGACGTGCATGATTTGAAAATTAATGCGAATGATTCCTTAACACTATATAATATTCCTGTTGAACTCGAAACAAAAAATGTTTTTGAGAATTTATCCATTTTCAAAGGTGATCTGCAAGAAAACATAAAGATTGTTTTGATTCTAGATACAATGGGGAAACAATATGAACTTAATACCGAAAACTTTATATCCTGATGGTAGCAGATTTTATCAATCAATACAACGCACTCGATAAAACAACTGTTGAGAGAGCAAAATTAGTTGCTATAAATTCTAAAGCAGAATTACTTTCTTCTGTTTCTCCAACAATCCAAGAACTATTTACTAAAACCAAAACGATTCTTGAAAATTCTGATGCTGATAAGTTTGAAATCAACATATCAAGTAAATTGTTGAAAGAAAAGATTTCACTTGATGATTCAGAAATCAAAGGGCTTGGTATTCCGTTGATTGATCTGCCTGAAGATATCGGTTTAAATGGAAAAGTGTCTCAGTCTGATATTTACCAAATGATTACGGATCAAATGATTCAGATGATTGAAGAGGCTTCAGGTAAAAACTGGTTACAAAGTTGGAAGGCAAATCCTTTTATTACACCACTCAATTTTATTTCTAAAAAGCCATACAGAGGAATTAATCACAATCTACTAACCATATTTGGGTTTCGTACTTTTAAGAATCCGTACTTTTTAACTTTCAAACAAATTGAAAAACTAAAAGGAAGATTAAAGAAAGGAAGTAAGGGATATCCTGTGATTTATTATACCAGATTATTCATCTATGAATCTGTTGAGGAAGGATTAAAATTTGCTACTTATGATGTCAGGAAATTTATCATTTTCTTAAAAGTCAATAAAAGCAAAATTCGACTGTTACGTGAATCAAAGTTTAGTATTGAAGAATTGGTAGGGCAATCATACATTCCAATTATGAAATACTATAAAATCTTCAATGGCGAAGATGTAGAAAATATTGATTTTAAACTGGAAGAGCTAAGAAAAAGTATGGTGCGAAATGATGGTGAAAAGTTACAAGTTGCTGAGGCTATTATTAAAAACTTTCCGGCACCAATTCCTGAACTAAAACATGGTGGTGATAGAGCATTTTATACTCCTGGGAAAGATTATGTGCAAATGCCAAAAATTGAAAGGTTTGATACGGAATTAGATTATTACAGAACCCTTTTTCATGAGTACATTCATGCTACGGGCCATGAAGAAAGATTGGATAGAAAATTATCAATGGATCAGGAGCAATATGCTAAAGAAGAATTAGTGGCTGAATTCGGAGCTGTGTTTTTAAGTGCTGAAGCTGGAATTATTTGGAGAACAAATAAAAGTCATGCTGAGTATTTAAAAGGATGGAGAAATGCTTTAAAAGACATAAAGAAAGATAATAAGTTAATTTTAAGAGCTTCTTCATTAGCGCAAAAAGCAACGGATTATATCTTACAACGAGACAAAGAAGGAACTCCGTTGTACTTAAAGAAAATGAAAAAAGAACTCTCTAAAAAAGAGTTTGATTTTTCGTTTAAAAAGTTAATCTCTGAGAAAACAATTTTCTCACATGTAAACAAAGGCTATAATCTAGAAAAGATTAGTGATGCTCTATTATCAAAAGCCTATGCGTATAGTTTACTAGCAAAACATATTCTTAGCAATAGTAGAAATTACCCTAATTATAAAAAATCATCATTATTAACAGAAGCAGGAAAAACTTCTTTAATTAAAAAGATGAAAACAGAAATTGAAAAACGACACTTAAAAATTGCGGTAAACTTTTCCATTCCGAAACAACAAAGAAAATCAAGACAATTGGAATTAGGATTAAAAGGAGCGGGTGATGTTCTTTTGGATCTAGAAACCAACAACCAACCAACAATAGCAACAACTGTTGTTGCTCCTGTTGTTATAAAAGAAGAAGAAACTAAGGTACAAAACAACAATTTAGAAACTACTGTTGACAATATTTCATCTACTCCGGTTATAGACATAACAGAAAATGAAGAGTTAAGTGAATACGAAAAGAAGATGCAAAAACTTGGCTATGTAAAAGCTACTTCGGCTCCAAAACAAGCATCTGGAATTTATAGATTACCAGGAGAAATTGGAAAATTTCTACAGAATATCCAACCGTATAAAGAACTGATCATTATCAAAGGAAATAAACACTCCAGTAAAAGTCAATTAGCTATGCAAATAGCTAATGGCTTTGGAGAACTGAACAAAAAAGTGGTTTATATTGATTATGAACAAGGAGGAATGGAATGTAAGGACACTATCGATTCTCTAAATAGAAATACAACTCCCCAGGGAAAAGGAAATATTTTAGTTAAAGGTTATGTTGAAAAACCAATGGAAGAGTTAAAGGCGATAAGTCAAATTAACGATGTTATTGTTGCCGATTCCGTTACCGATTTAAAGATTACAGCAGACCAATTAAACGAGTTAAGAAATCAATTTCCAGAAGTGATTTGGGTTTTCATTTCTCAGGTAAAGGAGAATGGCAGAATGTACGGAGGAAATAAAATGGCGCATAATCCAACTAAAATCATTTATTGTCATAGTAATAAAAACTACGAAAAACGTTTTGCAGAATTAGAAAAAAATAGAGGTAATAGTTTGGAGGTTACCTATAATATTTTTGAAAAGAAAGCAACTTTACCTGAAGAAGAAAGTGGGGATGATATAATTATCGATTTGTAAACTTTGCCTTTCTTTTGTTCATTATAACACCCTATTCAGTATTTCTGTTGGGTGTTTTTTTGTGTTTACAAAAACTATTTGGAGTTAATTAAATTTTCAATACTTTTGAGAAATACCCCGATAAATAAAAACACTAAAAAAAATGCTATAGTTCTCGTTATCCAGAATATTTAATCGATAAACAGAAATATTTATACAGATATAATGAGTTGGCGGTAATTGAAAAAGTAAAAAAGAATAACATTATGACTGATCCTGCTTCATTAGCAAAAACAATAGAAAGTGCATCAAAGGTTGCTAATACACCATTGTTTACAACCATTATCGACAAAGTAACCGGATTCAGACTGAGCAAATGGGCCGCAGAAGGTGAAATAAGGAAGAAACTTATCCATGATGAATACGAAAAGGCAAAAGAAGGTGGAATAATGGGGATGCAGTATATCGAGTATATGCGTAATACAGAAAATTTGATTGATACAGCGGTTAAGAGTTCAAAATACATTGATCCACATAAATCAAACGATATTAAGATGGACAATGACTTTTTCTGGAATACCATTGAACATGCTAAAACTGTTTCTAGTGATGAGATGCAAGAACTTGTTGCGAAAATAATTGCTGGAGAGTATAATGAACCAGGATCTTATTCAATGAGCACTTTACAGGCACTAAAAATGTTAGGTAAAAGTGAACTTGAACTATTTGAAAAGATATGTTCACTATGCGTTAATGATCATCAAATTCCGCAAGACGTTTTTTCTCTCCCAGAAAGTTTAAGACCAACATTAAATTCTTTAAGTATTGATTTTGGAAGCTTACAGTCTTTGCAGACGTTGGGATTGTTTTTGCCAAATGATATGTCAAGAACGC contains:
- a CDS encoding transglutaminase-like domain-containing protein; the encoded protein is MSIQAINQLLYRPISRTKKYDKYFPKVSCQSTFLKETTTTGGLELINEWSKKYAYQTEKISKELKGETLPETINNIYNWLYNYLQYDADGYEQKLKSPACSYHMRFDGIDCKSYSLFASSILSNLGIAHKLRKVVQPSDPTRWSHVYVVVPYKNQELIIDATKSINTEVTKLKEFDMDVKDVSLPYYGMNAGTKLPTKSIDNAVRNFVVFLSELNKKGVSILVTNAIKKDVRYFVDRGIEPKISVTNDFFQVNGKRHYYNISSPSGLGFVSFDSITSLVDNIGIGNIIDRGFGQVFDNGFDLSCWGASFPPSIAKPQTAEKVNDIFTKYNLLNVVKSRDLNATKNVVNEVIAQLTFGRNDRKANIDRAKDCTKKGEEVSYKIFNKALEDLYTALNSDFNVQYKTHSRAISFEFRGGSWTRTYSVKDIATIQFKNTAPGSGGGTSNPSPGPVDHSNTIPPKKNNKGVLAVLGTALTGGYLLFA
- a CDS encoding glycoside hydrolase family 108 protein; this translates as MADFNLYKQTALKFEGGYQKLSSDPGNYNSRGDLVGTNMGIAATTYEKWLNRPPTVEDMKSITVSIASEIYKSWYWDTVRASEINSQAVAENIVDHAINAGPGTIAKIVQGILNKYYKKNLVVDGAIGANTIKAINAVAPTKLFQKISQYRLEYYNSLNNSDWISIWHKRVKSLADKFGILIEKKKYLEHL
- a CDS encoding ArdC family protein is translated as MVADFINQYNALDKTTVERAKLVAINSKAELLSSVSPTIQELFTKTKTILENSDADKFEINISSKLLKEKISLDDSEIKGLGIPLIDLPEDIGLNGKVSQSDIYQMITDQMIQMIEEASGKNWLQSWKANPFITPLNFISKKPYRGINHNLLTIFGFRTFKNPYFLTFKQIEKLKGRLKKGSKGYPVIYYTRLFIYESVEEGLKFATYDVRKFIIFLKVNKSKIRLLRESKFSIEELVGQSYIPIMKYYKIFNGEDVENIDFKLEELRKSMVRNDGEKLQVAEAIIKNFPAPIPELKHGGDRAFYTPGKDYVQMPKIERFDTELDYYRTLFHEYIHATGHEERLDRKLSMDQEQYAKEELVAEFGAVFLSAEAGIIWRTNKSHAEYLKGWRNALKDIKKDNKLILRASSLAQKATDYILQRDKEGTPLYLKKMKKELSKKEFDFSFKKLISEKTIFSHVNKGYNLEKISDALLSKAYAYSLLAKHILSNSRNYPNYKKSSLLTEAGKTSLIKKMKTEIEKRHLKIAVNFSIPKQQRKSRQLELGLKGAGDVLLDLETNNQPTIATTVVAPVVIKEEETKVQNNNLETTVDNISSTPVIDITENEELSEYEKKMQKLGYVKATSAPKQASGIYRLPGEIGKFLQNIQPYKELIIIKGNKHSSKSQLAMQIANGFGELNKKVVYIDYEQGGMECKDTIDSLNRNTTPQGKGNILVKGYVEKPMEELKAISQINDVIVADSVTDLKITADQLNELRNQFPEVIWVFISQVKENGRMYGGNKMAHNPTKIIYCHSNKNYEKRFAELEKNRGNSLEVTYNIFEKKATLPEEESGDDIIIDL
- a CDS encoding DUF2806 domain-containing protein, yielding MTDPASLAKTIESASKVANTPLFTTIIDKVTGFRLSKWAAEGEIRKKLIHDEYEKAKEGGIMGMQYIEYMRNTENLIDTAVKSSKYIDPHKSNDIKMDNDFFWNTIEHAKTVSSDEMQELVAKIIAGEYNEPGSYSMSTLQALKMLGKSELELFEKICSLCVNDHQIPQDVFSLPESLRPTLNSLSIDFGSLQSLQTLGLFLPNDMSRTLQNPEKKNFALSYFGKVIEFEPTHETSFEIKLPGFYTLSTTGKQIIKHLNPSYLNDYFEWLKENYKIPNYKASEK